The genomic region AAAGGGATACAGTTGCACACaactgttgtgttcttgggcaaggcacttcactcacattgcctGGTAGACACAGTATGTAGCTGGTTGATCTTACCTCATTGTGTGACAGGTTCTTTATGGTGACACAAAAAAGGAAGAAGCGAAAATAAAAGTACTGCGTGAATCTACAATAACCTCCATGAATGTTATTTCCTCCTAGCAGACCAGGCTTTTGTGACATTGGCTACCAATGACAGTTACGCCCGGGGAGCTATGGTATTGGGAAAGTCCCTGCGAAACCACAACACTACAAGGAAGCTGGTAGCCCTCATTGGCCCACAAGTTTCAGAGCCATGCAAGTAAGCAACCTCCACCTATAAAACCAATGCAAATCAATATTGTAACGCTGCTCTGTGCTCAGGGGAGTGCTGCAGAGGATCTTTGATGAGGTGCGGCTGGTGGATGTGCTGGACAGTGGAGACACCGCACACCTGGCCATGATGAAAAGACCAGACCTGGGTGTGACCTTCACCAAACTCCACTGCTGGACCCTTACACACTACTCCAAATGTGTGTTTATGGATGCAGACACTCTGGTAAGATGCCACACCTAAAGAGAAATCATAATCCTTCACTCTGACTGTAATTGTTTTGGCCCCAGGTGCTGTCCAACATTGATGAGCTGTTTGACAGAAAGGAGTTGTCCGCTGCCCCTGACCCTGGCTGGCCTGACTGCTTTAACtctggtgtgtttgtgttttgtccttcaatgGAGACATATGGCAAACTGCTACAGTACTGCACTGAACATGGCAGCTTCGATGGTAAGCCAAAGTCCATCTATTACTGTGTAATAATGCATGGTGCACTGTGTATTGATTGATGTAAATCAGTATATGCAGTCATTTTATATATAGTTCATACAGCTATACAAGTTAGCTATTCAAGCTACATCTTTACAAGACTCACAGGCAGTTCAAATATGTTACCATATGTTACCTTTTGAAAAAAAGAATGTGAACAGTATATTTAAttgtaaattgtattattatattttcctgTGAGTAGAGTTTTGTCAGAGCATGTTGCCCAGGCACAGGGTCTTGCGGAGTTATTCTGAGGGGCAGGAGGAACACACATGAGAGGCCCTGTGCATATGGCAGTTGACATTCAGCCACTCCTGAGCCTGTGGCGTAATGTTACTAAGTAGTAGGCAACATTTTGGCTTCATTTGTGTTTGCTgagcttttttattttgaagctgTTACTCAAGAATGACTCTAGAGTCATTTAGAGTTTTTTAGAGTCaggttttaatgtaaaatgataATATGACAAGAATTTACTTAGTGAATGTTCTTTGAACACACTGGGGCTTTAGTTGATAAACCCCCAGATTGTGATACTTAAGATTTGTTAGCTAACTATTTTTCTCACGAAAATAATTTCCCCTTGGGGATGAGTAAAAGTAATCAGTGATTCTGATGTGCCCAGTGAAATGATTTTGACAGGATTTCTCTGTCTCCACGGCCAGTGGCATGCTAATACTAATGGGGAGGCAGACTTATTTATAGACATATCTTTTCATGTGCACTGAAGCAAGATGGATGTAATGACCTTTAGCATTTCTGATGAATACATGATGTGCACATGCACTCACATGCATGCTGTCTCTATCATGAGAATACACTCTGAAAGACAGGCTGACCAGTTTGTGCTTGTGAAAACAGAAAAGTGGTCCAGTGCCAAGTCAAACTggcacactaacacacacattcttactgcTCATCCCCTCAAAATGAAGACACCCGGTCTGTATTAAAGTTTGTCACAGCAAACTACTGCATCTGTGCAGGAAAAAGCCTTTACTTAAGGAAGGGACATAGACACAACCACAGCCCACAGAAAGGGTGGGGTTTATTCACATCAATAGTAAATGTAGTCCTTATGTGGAAGCACAGGGTATAAAATTGTTAATCTAATTTATTTCAAAGAAACGGAAAGAAATTGAGATCATCCAGTACTTTACCACAATGCTCCTTATCTTCAACCTTCTGTTGAGTCTCTGAGACTCAGAACAAACagacagcattttgagcttcccTTCCTCTGGAGCTGGCCCCCAACACTTTACATATTTTGCGTCTGGTTGAATTACTTGAAGCTGAGTAGTTATGAATGGGCTTAATAGAACTATCTCTTGAATTTGATCATTCATGACCCATGCTTCTGTACTAATAATGTTTTGTGGACACAAATCACACTAGCAATTAATCTGTTTTAAATAGCCCACTGAAAGGCATGATTTGTGTAGCAAGATGGATTGGCTGGCAGCTTAAGTACCCAGCCACTGACAGCCTATACTAAACTTTAGACAACGCTTTGAGCATCAGGCCTGCTGTCATTACATCTAATATTAGCCAGTTCACATCACACTAGTCATTTTCAGTCAAGAACATGCACTTTGAATCTGTTGACAGTCTACATTTACAAGTTACTGTTGagttatttcagttttaaattaaaCAGGAGGATAATTCTTAGTCAGATTTCATCTAAGTTATTCCCCACTATTGTGTTGGATTACATAAAAGCCCCTCTATATATCACAGCCACATGCTGATCTCCTGATGTCAAGAGTAATGTGCATGTGGCAGAGTACACAGTGTCTTTCCAGTTCCCTCTGCACTCACACATGCTGGGTGTAACATGGGACCTGTACCACTGCGAATACAAGATGTCACAGAGGGGCACAGCTTGTATCATTGtatcattgggcaagacacttcacctgccttGTCTCAGTGTGTTTGTACTGGACAACAAATGGCAATTAGCGCATGGCTACTTTCTGATGTGTTTACAGCAGTGTTGTAGTCATGGTCAGCTGCTTATGGTTTGAGGTCAGGTCCTGAGGTGTCCCAGTGCTAGGCCAAGTCTAAGTCATGTCTGGTTTAtagaatatatattatattatattatattatattatattatattatattatattatattatattatattatattatattattatattatattatattatattatattatattatattatattatattatattatattatattatattatattacattacattacattacattacattacattatataatatatcatgTGTGTCCACTGGCCAGGTTTTATTTCTCTTAACTGTACAATTATCATTTCCTTTTTAGTTTTCTCCTTCCATTACACAATGGGGCATGTTATGTTTGCATTGAACACTATCTGTGTGTGACGTATTGAACTCAAAAATAGAACTGAGTTCCAGAGGTCATAACGTGAAATACTTTCCACATCACATGCTcatgtttttcctcattttcaGGAGGTGACCAAGGAATCCTTAATGGTTTCTTTGGTGACTGGGCAACAGCTGACATCTCCAAGCATCTTCCATTTATCTATAACCTCAGCAGTATAGCCATCTACACATATCTCCCCGCATTTAAACAGTAAGTTGTGAGTATtgtaaagtttgtttgtttttttgttttatttacactaaATAAGGATTTTGTTTATGCTTAGTGGTCATTAGTCTGTATGACTGGATTCTTGTTGCATAAAATGGGAGGCAGTTTAAAACTGTAGGAGCCAAATGTAACCAGAGCCACAATCACATGAGCGTGTGCTTACACTGTGAAGTGACATCAGATTACTGGAGTGATGAACAGTTAGAATCCAACTGTACCACTGGTAAGCCCCCTAGGCCCGCCTCAAAGGCCCACTTGTAAATCCAGCGTAAACCACCCAACAGCTGATACCCATCCAAAAATAGACAATGTCTTTTCTTTTATGTTAGCTTGTGGACTACATTTGTATTGTAAATCCATAACTGGCAACTTGGTTTAGTTTGCCATTGTCTGCTATTTAAAATCAATTGTCAAATGTGAGGCACAGTGGAAAGTTTCCATTTTGTATCCCCTTTGCAGGTATGGTGGCAATGCCAAGGTTGTTCATTTCCTTGGTAAAACCAAGCCATGGAATTACACCTTTGACCCCAAAGCCAAGCGCATTTCTGGCAGTTTGCATGAAGCCGCGTCACACCCCACCTTCCTCATGGACTGGTGGATGCTGTATTCCAGTGCAGTGGTGCCTCTGATGTATGAGCAGTATGGAGACCAACCTTTCCACTCTGGATGTGTGGAGGTATCCTTTGAGCCCATATGCACTTTTAGCTGGTTTAGTGGCTAATATCTGAATATTAATTAATGTACTTCATGTATTGTTTGGTAGGGGGAGAGCCCATTGCAAGCGCAAGCTCTTGCACCTCTCATGTCATCAGAGGAGCGGAAGGAGAAATGGGAGCAGGGTCAGGCTGACTACTTGGGAATGGACTCGTTTGATAATATCCAGCGAAAGCTGGATAGCTTCCTCAAATGAAGCAGTGATGGTCTGATGTGAGAAGAGCACTTACAGTTCAACAAATGTCACCCAGGCTTCAGCTTAAAGTGTGTTTGAGAAGTTGAGGCACTTCCTCAGTACTTCACACTGGGTCCTTATGGGTAAATGCCCAGAAAAAGTGAATGTCAGAACTCCCAGGAGAAACTTTGATCTAAAATGATACATAAAGTCTACATTCAATTTACACAAATATGTTTTGTCATTGTGCAGcatgtaattttttttcaaaatgttacaGACCACACCATTGGGAAGTGGGCAACAGGAGTTGAACTGGTTTTGTCTGAGTCATTTACTCTATatcattcttttttctttcttcttttttgtacatctgtctgtttctttgtttttccttCAAATGTCTTTTCTCCTACTTCAGATTTActtaaaacatgtttacattGCCTCTGAAAGTTATACGCTTTACCGGATATCATATCTGTGCCTTAGGGTTTCTACTGCCATTCTATACTTGCATTAGCATTACTGTGTGCAAACTTCAATTAGGATTTTAACATGCTGGTCCTCATTTGAGAATAATGTCCTTTTGCATTGTTTTTCCCatactaaatattaaaaatataattttaactcAAGACTGAGTTTGTTAAAATAATTACTTGTCATTAGTCCAGTGGCTGTGTAGCAAAATATAGGTTATATTCTCTTAATATTAGGTAGTAAAATATTACACTTAAGTAGATTCCTTTTATGTAGGTAAGACTAGGCTAATAATCAACTTTTTACCTTTCAATTATTTACCTCAATAATGTAATGAGAACTACATCTATAGCCTGGAGGTTTTGGCTCCTAAAACCTATAGCACAAATGCACACAAGTCCACGCTGTGGGTTATAGAAGTCCACGGCACAAGTCCGTCTTTGTAGTGGCAAATAAAGACTCTCTGGAGCAGCAAGATCACGCTCTGCACTGCACTTCCGGGTTTGTACCAGTTTATTCCGCCTAGTCTTCCTTTAACTTAAACTAATACACAAAAGACAAATAGAAGAACATACCCATTACAACGGATTCAAATACATATAAACATAGCTGCTATAAAGACCTGGCATATTTTTTTTGGAATATATTCATTACTGACAGACCCGGATTCATGAAGGTTATGAACAACAGCCTTTCTGCGCATACGGACGATGTCGCATTGTAAGTACTGCCCTGTCAGTGCATACTGTAGTCTACTGTAGActactgtactttactgtagTCTACTGTAGTTTACTGTAGTTTAGACTGTGTGTGTAGTCCACTGTAGGCTCACAGGCTTTGAGATGGAACACAATTCGCGCATAGTGAATAATTGAACTCGGGGGCGTGTCGAGAGGGTGGTCCACAGTTGTTGATATAAAATTCTTGCCAGAAACCTAAACACACGTTCCAATCAAAATGGCTTCGATCCCTGGGCTGCGAGTGGTTCTCCTCGTTTCATTTTCTGTGTTTCTCACTGTGGTTTTAGGTTTTGGGCTGCCTGCTCTGCTCAACGCGGTCATGTGGCTTCTCGGATTACCAGAGACCAGTGTCTCGGAATGCATCGTTGGactttatttagtttttgttgcaTTTGTTGCAATGCCCAGACTTCCTAGAGGATGGGTAAAGGTAAGCTATAGGCCTTTAATAAGCATAGCGTTACATGCTTCAATTTGTGGAATAAGCCTTTCACACATCCTATTTATTTAGGCTACACACTGTATGAACAATATGCATGTTCCTCTAATGCAGTAACATGTGGGCCTAGGCATTCCATTGATCTAATCTATGGATGAAACTTTGTGGCTCCTCAGGTGGATGGCAAAGCTGTGTTGATTACAGGCTGTGACAGTGGATTTGGACTGGGACTTGCCAAACATTTACACATGCTCGGCTTCTCAGTGTTTGCTGGCTGCCTTTTGAAGGTGAGAGTTTTCATTGTACTTTCCCCTGTTAAAAATTACACGTTTCTGTGCTATTAATGGTTTACTGTGCAGGACAAAGGAGGAGATGGTGccaaggagctggaggaaatgcACTCAGACAGAATGACAGTGCTGCAGCTGGACGTGTGCAGTGAGGAGCAGACAAACCAGGCAGTGGAACACATCAGACACTGTTTAGGGGACCCGGAGAAAGGTAAACCTCCCTTATGTCGATCAAGTATTGATTACTGCATGTATGGATGTGCTGAACAACATATACCTTTATGCACTTTGACCAGGGCTGTGGGCAGTGGTAAACAATGCTGGTGTGTCCACATTTGGAGAGGTGGAGTTCACGTCCATTGACACCTACAGACAGGTGTTTGAGGTGAACCTGATAGGCACAATCAGAATCACTAAGGCTGTGCTGCCTTTGATCCGCAGAGCAAAAGGTTAGATACTCACAACTTTATGAAAATGATCTGAAGGAGCATTCTCTGAACATAATTCCTGCCTTAAAAGTTGAAGGGTTTAAAAGAATGAAACTTATAATTCTTGTAAGGAATGCCAGCAATGCAGGCTGGAAATAACATACCTCAGAGATTTGTTTGTTGCttacatatttataaaaaacTAGCTTTCTTAATTTGTATATCACA from Periophthalmus magnuspinnatus isolate fPerMag1 chromosome 20, fPerMag1.2.pri, whole genome shotgun sequence harbors:
- the LOC117388464 gene encoding glycogenin-1 isoform X1 — translated: MAADQAFVTLATNDSYARGAMVLGKSLRNHNTTRKLVALIGPQVSEPCKGVLQRIFDEVRLVDVLDSGDTAHLAMMKRPDLGVTFTKLHCWTLTHYSKCVFMDADTLVLSNIDELFDRKELSAAPDPGWPDCFNSGVFVFCPSMETYGKLLQYCTEHGSFDGGDQGILNGFFGDWATADISKHLPFIYNLSSIAIYTYLPAFKQYGGNAKVVHFLGKTKPWNYTFDPKAKRISGSLHEAASHPTFLMDWWMLYSSAVVPLMYEQYGDQPFHSGCVEGESPLQAQALAPLMSSEERKEKWEQGQADYLGMDSFDNIQRKLDSFLK
- the LOC117388464 gene encoding glycogenin-1 isoform X2, producing MADQAFVTLATNDSYARGAMVLGKSLRNHNTTRKLVALIGPQVSEPCKGVLQRIFDEVRLVDVLDSGDTAHLAMMKRPDLGVTFTKLHCWTLTHYSKCVFMDADTLVLSNIDELFDRKELSAAPDPGWPDCFNSGVFVFCPSMETYGKLLQYCTEHGSFDGGDQGILNGFFGDWATADISKHLPFIYNLSSIAIYTYLPAFKQYGGNAKVVHFLGKTKPWNYTFDPKAKRISGSLHEAASHPTFLMDWWMLYSSAVVPLMYEQYGDQPFHSGCVEGESPLQAQALAPLMSSEERKEKWEQGQADYLGMDSFDNIQRKLDSFLK
- the bdh1 gene encoding D-beta-hydroxybutyrate dehydrogenase, mitochondrial, which translates into the protein MASIPGLRVVLLVSFSVFLTVVLGFGLPALLNAVMWLLGLPETSVSECIVGLYLVFVAFVAMPRLPRGWVKVDGKAVLITGCDSGFGLGLAKHLHMLGFSVFAGCLLKDKGGDGAKELEEMHSDRMTVLQLDVCSEEQTNQAVEHIRHCLGDPEKGLWAVVNNAGVSTFGEVEFTSIDTYRQVFEVNLIGTIRITKAVLPLIRRAKGRVVNIASMYGRMGNIMRSPYCVSKYGVEAFSDCLRYEMKTWGVKVSVIEPGNFIVATGILTRDIVANTANKLWTEGPPCVKEDYGKARFEQQMALMRSYCNSGQKDMAPVLDDITDAITSKRPYTRYMPMEPHWWIRVQLMTHLPSAISDLLYF